The DNA sequence ATAATACTAGCAATAATAGTAATACATTCAGTCCACAGCTTAGTATTTTtcctataataataataataataataataataataataataataataataaaataaagtattttAGTTTCTGGGATTTTTTGTTGCCAGTAATACTACCTAAAATCACCtctaaataatttaataaatgtaATTCgttgatttttaataataattacaatcaaataaaaagttggaaataataaaagattcaatttttataatatttagtAGATTAGTAGATATGTATCATTTATCATTCAATTGTTTTCTTGATCTTTGTATATttgaatgaaattttttttctgtaaaaaaaaatatttttatttcagtTTGATTTGATATAGTTTGTTGTGTTTACACACTAATTGGAGATTAGTTAGGATATTGTGCTTTCAGTTACAGTAATGAGTAATCCTTAGGAGAGATACCTTGACTATCTCTGAGTCTCTTGTACAGGGTCTGAAACCATAAGCAATTAAGCATATTTTGatcaatttgatttttttaaataaataaaataaatataaatattttatttacaaaaataaataatttgtagtATTTTTATGAAAATCTATCCCATACACTTATTTCGTTTATACTATAAAGGAAATAGgtgtattattataaaaaaaaaattgcgattaaaataatatcaatttaatttttatttttaaattaatccaattttttaaaattatatcttaaaATTCTACTTTACATATTTAAAATTGTCCATTTAAAATCagtacattattttttttaaaaccgaACATATTTTGAATTAGTATTCAAAGAAAGTACATTAAAAGTATAtcaaattgaaatttaaattaatctaaTCCGATCTATTTTTGATGTGTTCTTTTTTCGTACTAATTTAAATGggttgattttttaaaaaaataatattgaacAATTTTAAATGACTAATTTTAAATACGTAGGgtaagatataatttttaaaaattagattaatttaaaaataaaaataaaattgatattattttaatcgtaatttttttataataatacacttatttcgtttacagtataaaccaaataaaaatatatgtatttCGTTACACTGTAAATGAAATATACACGTCACTTATTTATTGTAAACAAAATATgtgtattattattttgttgaaacaaaataaaagatgtgatgaattttcataaaaaagctataaattatttatgttaataaataaaatatttattttatttattgaaaaagaaaatcgATTAATTTAGTCTTGAATAGATCCAATGATAATTTAGGAATTTTtacttgaataaaataaaaaaaaaactaattacacaatttacatataaaaaaaagcACAAACACATGTAACCAAAATTGCcttaaaaaattgtataattatattttatttatgttaaaaaaaaactatagtTTAGCCCTTTACGCTGCTACTTAcactatattattatttaatccTTATATAAACTATGTTTATCCTTGTGTCCCAAGTAACAAAtagtaatataattttaattgattacAACGATAAATATGAAATATTTAGCATAATTCAACTTTAAATATAATCAAAAGTAGAGTATTGAGTctaatataagataaaaaaataattaaaaatcctAACTCATTCTTTCAATTATCTTTCCAATTctaaatacaaaagaaaaaaaagatagaaaccttttttatcttttaaaatttgagcATACATTTAAGTCTTACATACTTAACTACTAGAGAAGAGTAATTACCAAAACGTTAGTGATCCTAATAATTTCTCACACACTATtagtatatttaattatttatatttatttaaaattaaaaagtttaataTTTCAACTTGAGATGGCTTCATTCACATTCCACGGAACAgaattttaattatgttttatcTGTTCATTTAAAATTAGCCCTAATCAATAACCACACATAGAAATATATATTTGAGTAATATTACATgttcaataaatattattattttaaatcagTGTTTAATCAGTAataatttatatctatatttataaaaacttatacacaaaaaatatataatttatatctatattaatcaaaatttgcacatacattttttaaaatttacacacataaattaataaaacatatttattaaaaataatttaatatttatactgACCAAATAATAGTCAAAATCATTAAAATTAGTGGCTCCCAAAAGTTTCTCTATATATTTAGCAtctcattaatttttttttattatactcTTGTAAACAAGTTTGATTATTCATTCATTGCAGATTTGCTTGCCTATTTTGACAAGTTTGATTATTCTTGTGACCACTaattatttaattgaaaaaacaTGTGAATTAACATGTATAActgtataaataattaaatatatacaaatatataataactgatttaatttttagttttcaataGAATTTACTACATTAGTACAACATCAATATGTCTAAATGTGATGGGTAACTTAATTCCATCCTTCAAAGCAAGTGAATCAAAATTGTTAAACAAAACTTCCAATAATACACTCTTAACAGTTCAATTCATCAACATTAATTCTAAAAGCAAAATCTTCACTTTCTAACTCTTCATGAAATAGATTAATTGGCGCTGCTTCAAACCTCTTAACAGGTACATCATCATATGATAACCTCTTTCCCTGAAAATGTTCATGTATCTTTGTAGTCAAAACATGCAGAAAATTTAAACCACAAGTAGATGAAGAATTAGGATCCTTATCAGCATGCATTCTCAATAAACAAAACTTAGGTAATCAATGGTCCTAAATAAAGTCTTGGTGGCACTAACTTCAtatgaaaacaagaaattttctTATCATcattagaaaataaaagtagGATTCATATAAACTAACCTTCTTCAGAACATAGACAAAATAGTGGAAGGTTTCACCAAAAGTAGCATACTCAACAGACCAGCTGAACTCCGGCGCATTAAATATAGGGCGTCGGAAATGCGGCTGCCATGAATTTTAAGATTAGAGTCACAACAATCCCCAGTTTAAGAAAGGTAAACAAAGCATTTCATTTTTGAAACCTGGCCAAAAGTTATTGAGATAAATGTGCCATCTGCTTTCAAAACCCTGTGAACTCCTTTCAATGTTGCCATAACCTTGGACATAGTTTCAGGCCTCGGATTCCATGGGTCGCCACTGTCCACAAACAATACATCCTTCAAAACCAAAGATACCATGTTCACATTTAATTCTTACTCGTCAAAAGCTTGATAATGTACTTATTCTAAATTCAGAATATCAAGCCAAAATTACATTATATTTACCATAGTTCCCTTCTCAATAACCAAATCAAAACATTCATCTTCGAAAGGTAGCTCTATCATATCAGCTTGCAGCACTTTGATGTCTGTTCACAGAAAtgaaattatacaaaaaatcaTGTCACAAAATAAGAGATCAAAATGAAAACCTTGACAGTCACAAAATCAAATTTATACTCCAGGCTTTTCCCTTCCATCCCTTTTTCTCAAAACTCGCAAACAAGTAGTAACCTTTCTTGATCAGCAAGCTAACCTTTTAATCCCTGCGAAAGCAACCGCTTTTGCATCCTCTCCACAGCAACAGTTGACAAATCAATGCATGTTATATTGATTGCCCCATCCCTATGCAATTCTTCACACATTTGAGAGTTTCCACATCCAAGCTCTAATACCTACAATATCAACCACAATATCTCATAAAAAAAGACAACATATTCAGTTATTTTGCATCAAAACAGCTTATAATAATCATTTGGGCCAAGTAAAAAACTCAACtttttttccctccaaaaagaaTCAAATCCAAACATGGGAACAGCAATGCCAATCGTAATGCAAGAACAATGAAGCAAGCCTATAAAagcatatatacatacaaaaaAGGAGAGAAATTTAGAATGTTACAGAGGAATGAGGTGTGAGATGGGGTTGAATGAGGTGGCGAAAATGGGAATAATCCTTGAACCATTCATATTGCTCTTCCTTGGTGAACCTTTGATCCCTAAACCCACAATCACAACAAAATTTAACAACAGAGCATACCAAACATTGGAGGAGAATAAGATTAAGCtaatcaaaaatgaaaaaaaaaatggaatttGAGAAAAACGGGAGCTTTGATTGGTGAAGTAAGTACCAGTAAGAAGGACTAAGGTACGCGTTTACAGTCGAAGGTATTGTGGTTATGGCGATATCATCGTCATCAAGGTTGGCGCTTTGATTTGAACTTTCCATGATTCCCTGAAAAATCTCAGCTTGTCTGATTAGGATTCAACGTTCTTACCCCAATTCCAAACCCTAATTCCACCTAGCAGCAACGCACAGCTCAGCGCAACAAAATCCCATTggtttattatttaatatttattattattattatttcaaaaaaaatcccCTTTTTAAAGTGAAAATTCCATcgaattaatttaatattacaaaatttaaattaatcaataatttttttcctATTGTAATCTCCATTAAAATAACATGCTAACTACATTAAATTCtcataaaatttgtttttggtgtatattttaaatatttgcgCTAACAGTATAATAAAATTGATCTCAAATTCTCAACCTATTTTCTATTAACAAATTTAACTCATATATAACTGTCAGTTTAACAGTTTAAAAGCATATAATTATTCTCTTGTTAAATTAAATGTTTCTCATATTAAAGAAAGGAAATATTTCTTCTAAAACACATTTGTCATATTTTTatgcataaaaaattatagtgATGTGTATTAtgtacataaataataaaataaagtatcACTCTATAGCTTTATAAAGTATAGCTAAATCAATAGTTATCAGCCTTAATCTCTATCTATACTTTGCTACCAAACAAGATTGATTTTCTAACtttcaaaatttaaagttttttcAATTAGGAGTATGCTGTGTTAAACTCCTTTTTAATGAGACAAAACAACATGCAAAAGGTTTAGTCCTCAAATTGGATTGTCCAATTGTGCTTGAGAAAGATACTTTTTTGGAGTAAGAGGATACCACTTTCTGTAACTTCTTATGAAAATAATTCAAAGATGTTGATTTGAATGTATACCATAATGTCTATATGTTTGTACTTTAAGcttaaaaaaagaataaaactaAGCTTTCTTTGGAACTTCTGCTAATTAATCTTCACTACTCAAATTTCAGAtaatataaaaaggaaaaagtgagatgataaaaatatgttttttttttttttattttgtttcctaAAAAGTTATTAGCCCATTAGGACTAGTATGTTAATCTAATCCAATGAATCATGTAATTGAAAGGATCTATTCTaatataattatgattatgtagAAAGTAGATAAGTAAAAGTAAAACAAAATATCATTAGAGTAAAATTTAGCAAGAAGAGTAGTAATTGCTTTTCCTTATTAAGAGAAGGTAAACAAAATGATATAAACAATGCTGAAAATTTC is a window from the Arachis stenosperma cultivar V10309 chromosome 3, arast.V10309.gnm1.PFL2, whole genome shotgun sequence genome containing:
- the LOC130965303 gene encoding uncharacterized protein LOC130965303, with the protein product MESSNQSANLDDDDIAITTIPSTVNAYLSPSYWDQRFTKEEQYEWFKDYSHFRHLIQPHLTPHSSVLELGCGNSQMCEELHRDGAINITCIDLSTVAVERMQKRLLSQGLKDIKVLQADMIELPFEDECFDLVIEKGTMDVLFVDSGDPWNPRPETMSKVMATLKGVHRVLKADGTFISITFGQPHFRRPIFNAPEFSWSVEYATFGETFHYFVYVLKKGKRLSYDDVPVKRFEAAPINLFHEELESEDFAFRINVDELNC